The following are encoded in a window of Gossypium raimondii isolate GPD5lz chromosome 13, ASM2569854v1, whole genome shotgun sequence genomic DNA:
- the LOC105783305 gene encoding uncharacterized protein LOC105783305: protein MSKNPIRSNSSKLNDHDWTQVVEVNQEAEEEYFYDSLDRIASSNSCSCSNSASPSSDSDSDPITPSNNAHHPFPVPKFPKVVSQFDIWISEPSSVSERRTRLHREMGLSRHLGLCRIRPGSETEVGDGREMGSGGGGGGELGRRSVLSNRLVKEELEDQDRGGEKESSSSGIVRSKSDGDCSAAAVPSSPLSLRSNSSSSILSVGLCTVNNNNISECDQSNAAAANLRRCGSNGSKPPKGRISKCLNGELSFKSFGDGEAVVVDDEMDCSEQVCTIKNLDNGEEFVVNEIREDGMWNKLKEVGTGRQLTMEEFEVCVGHSPIVQELMRRQNVEEGNKDNADLIVSGGGVGVSKSKKKGSWFKSIKSVANSVKGNKERRSSDERDTSSEKGGRRSSSATDDSQDVSFHGPERVRVKQYGKSCKELTALYKSQEIQAHTGSIWSIKFSLDGKYLASAGEDCVIHIWKVVGSDRKGELLMEKPEDGNFNLLLGANGSPEPILSSPSTDYPPDKRRRGRSSISRKSLSLDNIMVPETVFALSDKPVCSFQGHLDDVLDLSWSKSQQLLSSSMDKTVRLWDLTSKTCLSIFSHSDYVTCIQFNPVDDKYFISGSLDAKVRIWSIPDRKVVDWNDLHEMVTAACYTPDGQRALVGSYKGSCHLYNTSENKLQPKSQINLQNKRKKSHQKKITGFQFAPGSSSEVLVTSADSRIRVVDSSDLIHKFKGFRNTNSQISASVTANGKYVVCASEDSYVYVWKHEAGSRPSRNKGVTVTQSYEHFHCKDVSVAIPWPGTWGLRDIQLDDNIDEVSTANHPPTPVEEYSGNEGSLSASGYTNSPLHGTISSATNSYFFDRISATWPEEELVQVTRTWSSPKTSVDLSGVKKDAACGMVIVTAGLRGEIRTFQNFGASSNIIG from the exons ATGAGCAAGAACCCAATTCGTAGCAACAGCAGCAAGTTAAACGACCACGATTGGACTCAAGTAGTTGAAGTAAACCAAGAAGCAGAAGAAGAGTACTTCTACGATTCCCTTGACCGCATTGCTTCTTCTAATTCTTGTTCCTGTTCCAACTCTGCTTCTCCTTCTTCTGACTCGGATTCTGACCCAATTACCCCTTCTAATAATGCCCACCACCCATTTCCCGTCCCTAAATTCCCTAAGGTTGTTTCCCAGTTCGACATCTGGATCTCTGAACCCTCCTCCGTCTCGGAAAGACGAACCCGTCTGCACCGCGAAATGGGGCTGAGCCGCCACCTGGGTCTTTGCCGGATAAGACCCGGGTCAGAAACGGAGGTCGGCGACGGACGGGAAATGGGTAGTGGTGGTGGCGGTGGAGGTGAGTTGGGAAGAAGATCAGTTTTGTCGAATAGGTTGGTAAAAGAAGAGTTGGAAGATCAAGATCGTGGAGGAGAAAAGGAATCCAGTTCTTCTGGAATTGTAAGATCGAAATCGGATGGTGATTGTAGTGCTGCTGCTGTTCCTTCTTCGCCTTTATCTCTTCGTTCCaattcatcttcttccattctTTCTGTGGGTTTATGTactgtaaataataataacatcaGTGAATGTGATCAAAGTAATGCGGCGGCTGCTAACTTGAGACGCTGCGGAAGTAATGGATCTAAGCCACCCAAGGGGCGTATTAGCAAGTGTTTGAATGGGGAACTTAGCTTTAAATCATTTGGTGATGGGGAGGCTGTTGTGGTGGACGATGAGATGGATTGTAGTGAACAAGTGTGTACCATTAAGAACCTTGATAATGGGGAAGAGTTTGTGGTGAATGAGATTAGAGAAGATGGGATGTGGAACAAGTTGAAGGAAGTTGGGACAGGGAGACAGTTGACAATGGAGGAGTTCGAGGTTTGCGTTGGCCATTCTCCGATCGTTCAAGAGTTAATGAGAAGGCAGAATGTAGAAGAGGGTAATAAAGATAATGCTGATTTGATTGTCAGTGGTGGGGGTGTTGGTGTTTCAAAGTCGAAGAAGAAAGGGAGTTGGTTCAAGAGTATAAAGAGCGTTGCAAATAGCGTGAAGGGTAATAAGGAAAGGCGAAGCAGTGACGAGAGGGATACATCATCGGAGAAGGGTGGGAGGAGATCGAGTTCCGCCACTGATGATAGCCAGGATGTTTCGTTTCATGGGCCGGAGAGAGTGAGGGTAAAACAGTATGGGAAATCATGTAAGGAGCTCACTGCTCTTTACAAGAGTCAAGAGATACAAGCGCATACAGGGTCTATTTGGAGTATAAAATTCAGTTTAGATGGCAAATACCTTGCTAGTGCAGGTGAggattgtgtaattcatatatGGAAGGTAGTTGGATCGGATAGGAAAGGGGAGTTGTTAATGGAAAAGCCTGAAGACGGGAATTTTAACCTTTTGCTCGGGGCTAATGGATCTCCCGAACCGATTCTGTCATCGCCGAGTACTGATTACCCTCCTGATAAGAGGAGAAGAGGAAGGTCATCAATAAGCCGGAAATCGTTGAGCCTGGACAACATTATGGTGCCAGAGACTGTTTTTGCACTTTCAGATAAACCTGTTTGTTCTTTTCAAGGACATTTGGATGATGTTCTCGACCTCTCATGGTCCAAGTCTCAG CAATTGCTCTCATCTTCAATGGACAAAACAGTTAGGCTTTGGGACTTGACTAGCAAGACATGTTTGAGCATATTTTCACACAGTGATTATG TAACTTGCATCCAGTTTAATCCAGTTGATGATAAATACTTCATTAGTGGATCCTTAGATGCTAAAGTTCGCATATGGAGCATTCCTGACCGTAAAGTTGTTGATTGGAATGATCTGCACGAAATGGTCACTGCTGCTTGTTATACGCCTGATGGCCAG CGTGCACTGGTTGGCTCATACAAAGGAAGCTGCCATTTATACAATACTTCTG AGAACAAGTTACAACCGAAAAGTCAAATCAATTTGCAGAATAAAAGGAAGAAGTctcatcaaaagaaaattacagGTTTCCAG TTTGCACCCGGAAGTTCATCGGAAGTTCTTGTCACCTCTGCAGATTCACGAATTCGTGTTGTTGATAGTTCTGATCTAATTCACAAGTTTAAAG GATTTCGGAACACAAACAGTCAAATCTCAGCTTCTGTTACGGCAAATGGAAAATATGTTGTCTGTGCTAGTGAGGACTCTTATGTTTATGTGTGGAAACACGAAGCTGGATCAAGGCCTAGCAGAAATAAAGGAGTCACCGTGACACAATCTTATGAACATTTTCACTGTAAAGATGTATCAGTTGCCATCCCTTGGCCAGGCACATGGGGACTAAGAGATATTCAATTGGATGACAATATCGATGAAGTTTCAACTGCCAATCATCCTCCTACACCTGTTGAAGAGTATAGCGGAAATGAGGGTTCATTATCGGCATCTGGGTACACCAACAGCCCCCTCCACGGAACCATTTCTAGCGCAACCAATAGCTACTTCTTTGACAGAATCTCAGCTACATGGCCAGAGGAAGAACTTGTTCAGGTAACACGGACCTGGAGCAGCCCCAAGACAAGTGTGGACTTGTCTGGGGTTAAGAAAGACGCGGCCTGCGGTATGGTGATTGTAACCGCCGGCCTGCGTGGTGAGATTAGaactttccaaaattttggTGCCAGTTCGAATATAATTGGGTAG
- the LOC105783733 gene encoding protochlorophyllide reductase, chloroplastic, whose product MALQTAALVPATFTLPKEGKSSPSFKDSTFFGVSLSEHAKADFSSSALRCKREFNPRNGAVRAETTATATPAISRSAVDGKKTLRKGSVIITGASSGLGLATAKALAETGKWHIIMACRDFLKAERAAKSAGMSKQNYTIMHLDLASLDSVRQFVDRYKRSGRPLNVLVCNAAVYQPTAKEPSFTAEGFELSVGTNHLGHFLLSRLLLDDLKQSDYPSKRLIIVGSITGNTNTLAGNVPPKANLGDLRGLAGGLNGLNSSTMIDGGEFDGAKAYKDSKVCNMLTMQEFHRRFHEESGITFASLYPGCIATTGLFREHIPLFRLLFPPFQKYITKGFVSEDEAGKRLAQVVSDPSLTKSGVYWSWNQNSASFENQLSPEASDEEKARKIWELSEKLVGLA is encoded by the exons ATGGCTTTGCAGACTGCTGCTTTGGTTCCAGCTACTTTCACCCTACCCAAAGAG ggaAAATCAAGTCCATCTTTCAAGGATTCAACTTTCTTTGGGGTCTCACTTTCTGAACATGCCAAAGCTGATTTCAGCTCTTCTGCATTAAGATGCAAG AGGGAATTCAACCCAAGAAATGGAGCTGTGAGAGCCGAAACAACAGCTACTGCAACTCCAGCAATCAGCAGATCTGCGGTGGATGGCAAGAAAACTCTAAGAAAGGGTAGTGTTATCATCACCGGTGCCTCCTCCGGATTGGGTTTAGCCACTGCTAAAGCCCTGGCTGAAACTGGGAAATGGCATATTATCATGGCTTGCAGGGACTTTCTCAAGGCTGAAAGAGCTGCAAAGTCTGCTGGCATGTCTAAACAAAACTACACCATCATGCACTTAGATCTCGCCTCATTGGACAGCGTCCGCCAATTCGTCGACCGTTACAAGCGATCGGGGAGGCCTCTTAATGTGCTTGTTTGCAATGCTGCTGTTTACCAGCCAACTGCCAAGGAACCCTCTTTCACAGCTGAAGGATTTGAGCTTAGTGTGGGAACTAACCATCTTGGTCACTTTCTTCTTTCCCGGTTGTTGCTTGATGACCTGAAGCAATCTGATTATCCTTCAAAGCGTCTCATTATCGTTGGTTCGATTACAG GAAACACGAATACCTTGGCCGGAAACGTACCTCCCAAGGCCAACCTTGGGGATCTAAGGGGACTTGCAGGGGGACTAAATGGGCTTAATAGCTCAACCATGATTGATGGTGGGGAATTTGATGGTGCCAAGGCATACAAGGATAGCAAAGTCTGCAATATGCTCACGATGCAAGAGTTCCACAGGCGGTTCCATGAGGAAAGCGGCATCACATTCGCTTCCCTTTACCCGGGTTGCATAGCTACGACAGGCTTGTTCCGGGAGCACATTCCGTTGTTCCGACTCCTCTTCCCTCCATTCCAGAAGTACATCACCAAGGGCTTTGTCTCCGAAGACGAAGCTGGAAAAAGACTAGCTCAG GTTGTGAGCGATCCGAGCTTGACAAAATCGGGTGTATACTGGAGCTGGAACCAGAATTCGGCTTCATTCGAGAACCAGTTGTCTCCTGAAGCCAGTGATGAGGAGAAAGCACGCAAAATATGGGAGCTCAGTGAGAAACTTGTGGGGTTGGCCTAA
- the LOC105783078 gene encoding plant intracellular Ras-group-related LRR protein 6 codes for MDRLLKAARASGSLNLSNRSLRDVPEEIYRSLDAVGEGEKWWEAVELQKLILAHNNIESLKEEVRNLPLLTVLNVSHNKLTDLPAAIGQLSMLKLLDVSFNSIVTIPEEIGSATSLVKFDCSSNRIKELPSSLGKCSDLSDLKVSNNLITSLPEDLTNCSKLTKLDVEGNKLTALSENLFASCTMLTELNASKNVLSGIPENIGCLMRLIRLDLHQNRISSIPPSISGCSSLAEFYMGNNALSILTEELGALSRLGTLDLHSNQLKEYPVGACKLSLSVLDLSNNSLTGLPAELGKMTTLRKLLLSGNPLRTLRSSLVSGPTPALLRYLRSRLSEAEDSGAKTPAKEEVVTMAARLSLTSKELSLEGMGLSVVPSEAWESGEIIKLNLSKNSIQELPVELSSCSSLQTLVLSRNNIKDWPVAILKSLPNLSCLKLDGNPLRQIPSDGFQAISMIQILDISGNATSLPENPAFSNLPHLKELYLRRMQLREVPSEIMSLWQLQILGLSQNSLQSIPDGFKNLTSLTELDLSDNNISTLPPELGLLEPSLQVLRLDGNPLRSIRRPILDRGTKAVLKYLKDKLPEQ; via the exons ATGGATCGATTACTGAAAGCTGCAAGAGCTTCCGGTTCTCTCAACTTATCCAATCGATCTCTCAG AGATGTTCCAGAAGAGATCTACAGAAGCTTGGATGCTGTTGGGGAGGGTGAAAAATGGTGGGag gCTGTGGAGCTACAAAAGCTAATTTTGGCACATAACAATATCGAGTCATTGAAGGAAGAAGTGAGGAATTTACCTTTATTGACTGTGTTGAATGTTAGTCACAATAAGCTTACAGATCTTCCGGCTGCAATCGGACA GCTTTCTATGCTGAAGTTGTTGGATGTGTCTTTTAACTCTATAGTGACAATACCAGAGGAGATTGGCTCGGCAACTTCTTTGGTCAA GTTTGATTGTTCAAGCAATCGTATTAAGGAACTTCCATCCTCACTTGGAAAATGCTCAGATTTATCAGATCTAAAG GTATCGAATAATTTGATAACAAGCTTGCCTGAAGATCTTACAAACTGTTCGAAATTGACAAAACTAGATGTGGAG GGGAACAAGTTAACAGCTTTATCTGAGAACTTGTTTGCATCATGTACAATGCTTACGGAACTCAATGcat CAAAGAACGTGCTGAGTGGTATACCAGAGAACATTGGATGCCTTATGCGTCTCATCCGTCTTGATCTTCACCAGAACA GAATTTCATCAATCCCACCATCAATATCGGGTTGCTCTTCTCTAGCGGAATTCTATATGGG GAATAATGCACTGTCAATTTTAACTGAGGAATTAGGTGCCCTTTCTCGTTTAGGGACATTGGATCTTCATTCAAACCAG TTGAAGGAATATCCGGTAGGAGCATGCAAGTTATCTCTATCAGTTCTGGATCTTTCTAATAATTCGTTGACTGGATTGCCCGCTGAGCTTG GCAAGATGACTACGTTACGAAAACTTTTGCTCAGTGGCAACCCTTTGCGAACTCTAAGAAG TTCACTGGTTTCAGGACCTACACCAGCTTTATTGAGATATCTTAGAAGCCGACTTTCCGAGGCTGAAG ATTCAGGAGCTAAAACCCCTGCCAAAGAGGAAGTAGTCACTATGGCAGCTCGATTGTCCCTCACTTCAAAG GAACTTTCGCTGGAAGGCATGGGCTTAAGCGTTGTCCCATCTGAGGCATGGGAATCAGGTGAAATCATAAAACTCAATCTTTCCAAAAATTCTATCCAAGAACTGCCAGTTGAACTCTCCTCATGTTCATCCCTTCAG ACTTTGGTTTTATCTAGGAACAATATTAAGGACTGGCCGGTTGCAATTTTGAAGTCACTTCCCAATCTTTCTTGTTTGAAGTTGGATGGTAATCCACTAAGACAG ATTCCATCTGATGGATTCCAAGCAATCTCTATGATCCAAATACTAGATATAAGTGGTAATGCCACTTCATTACCTGAGAATCCAGCATTTTCCAACTTACCACACTTGAAGGAGCTTTATTTGAG ACGAATGCAGCTACGAGAAGTCCCATCAGAAATAATGAGCTTATGGCAGCTGCAAATCCTAGGCTTGAGTCAAAATTCCCTTCAATCAATCCCGGAT GGATTTAAGAACCTTACTTCTCTCACTGAGCTAGACTTGTCTGACAATAACATTTCCACACTTCCTCCAGAACTG GGTCTGCTTGAACCAAGTCTCCAGGTTTTGAGACTTGATGGTAATCCATTGAGAAG cATAAGGAGGCCAATTTTAGACAGGGGAACCAAAGctgttttgaaatatttgaaagacAAACTTCCGGAGCAATAA